In Amphiprion ocellaris isolate individual 3 ecotype Okinawa chromosome 3, ASM2253959v1, whole genome shotgun sequence, one genomic interval encodes:
- the cfdp1 gene encoding craniofacial development protein 1: MNYSDYDSDGYSSNEDADYVPSDENLSEDDINECEKEDPLLEDGSNVPHPHNVNKKEKKSNNIRIRKRKKRVLKVDVTEEDRAEEAEPPQEEVTNPTDEENDDEARQKKKSDDLWASFLSDVGSRPKHCTTSSESSTKQKVDSSVLKTAPLSTETKASGPAKVTITKVFDFAGEEVRVNTEVSADSREAKSYLKAQNAKTGEDGDNEKTSSASQPTLPGPSAKRPAGMSSVLDRIGGKKQKMSTLEKSKMDWDAFKSEEGITEELAIHNRGREGYVERKNFLERVDHRQFELEKAVRLSNMKQ; the protein is encoded by the exons ATGAATTACTCCGACTACGACTCTGATGGATATTCGTCGAATGAAGATGCAGACTACGTCCCATCAG ATGAAAATCTCAGTGAGGATGACATTAATGAGTGTGAAAAAGAAGACCCTCTTCTCGAGGATGGCAGCAATGTGCCACATCCACATAATGTCaacaagaaggaaaagaagagtAACAACATCAGAATAAG aaagaggaagaaaagagtaCTGAAAGTAGACGTGACAGAGGAGGATAGAGCTGAAGAGGCAGAGCCACCACAGGAAGAGGTGACAAATCCCACTGATGAAGAGAATGATGATGAAgcaagacagaagaaaaaatcaGACGACCTATGGGCGAGTTTCCTGTCTGACGTTGGGTCCAGACCCAAACACTGTACAACTTCCTCAGAGTCAAGTACCAAACAGAAG GTCGATTCTTCTGTGTTGAAGACTGCTCCTTTGAGTACTGAAACAAAAGCATCAGGACCTGCTAAAGTCACCATCACTAAAGTTTTTGACTTCGCTGGAGAAGAAGTTAG GGTGAATACAGAGGTATCAGCAGACTCCAGAGAGGCAAAGAGTTATCTGAAGGCCCAGAATGCTAAAACGGGGGAGGATGGAGACAACGAAAAGACCTCATCAGCAAGCCAACCCACTCTTCCTGGTcccag TGCTAAGCGTCCAGCAGGCATGTCAAGCGTCCTGGATCGCATTGgaggaaagaaacagaaaatgagcacGCTGGAAAAGTCAAAAATGGACTGGGATGCTTTTAAATCAGAAGAGGGCATCACAGAGGAGCTGGCCATTCACAACAGAGGCAGAGAGGG gTATGTGGAGAGGAAGAACTTCTTAGAGCGTGTCGACCACCGCCAGTTTGAGTTAGAAAAAGCAGTGCGACTGAGCAACATGAAACAATGA